One window of the Candidatus Eisenbacteria bacterium genome contains the following:
- a CDS encoding magnesium transporter: MSRPAILPRRSFTSVLSSGGNSGSQASTLVIRAMALGEVRLADWWRVIRRELMTGLLM, translated from the coding sequence ATGTCGCGCCCTGCCATCCTGCCGCGCCGGTCGTTCACGTCCGTCCTTTCGAGCGGCGGCAACTCGGGCTCGCAGGCCTCGACGCTGGTCATTCGCGCCATGGCGCTGGGCGAGGTCCGGCTCGCCGACTGGTGGCGGGTCATCCGCCGCGAACTCATGACCGGCCTGCTGATGG